One region of Sulfurisphaera ohwakuensis genomic DNA includes:
- a CDS encoding PadR family transcriptional regulator, with product MKGEKMIILRGLIPVFIAYIIYKRGKKAYANEIKVDIEKLLKKPVPRSLIYGTLQRMERYGIIDKCEEGKKKAYKLNEKGVVFLIKHVEILRYLSPVITTIIEDMDKELSDKGS from the coding sequence ATGAAAGGAGAAAAGATGATTATACTTAGAGGGCTAATTCCAGTTTTTATAGCTTATATAATTTATAAAAGAGGGAAAAAAGCCTATGCTAATGAAATTAAAGTTGATATAGAGAAATTATTAAAGAAACCTGTACCACGGAGCCTAATTTACGGTACGTTACAGAGAATGGAAAGATATGGCATAATTGATAAGTGTGAAGAGGGAAAGAAGAAAGCTTATAAATTAAATGAAAAAGGAGTCGTTTTTTTGATAAAGCACGTAGAAATTCTCAGATATTTATCGCCAGTTATAACTACAATTATAGAAGATATGGATAAAGAGTTATCAGACAAAGGAAGTTAG
- a CDS encoding family 1 glycosylhydrolase, with protein sequence MKLGFSISAFQYEELNGNSDWYLWLTDEVNITSKRVIGELPEKNFYLSKFSQVHEIASKLNASYWRLNLSWGRLFKQKDKISEEAVSTYKKLLKDLKDKGFKVILCLNHFDLPKWVHDPIIARDSLLTEGPLGWYSEDTISYFLSFSSFVKDNFSEYVDLWCTFNEPNIMILFGYLSGIFPPGITSKRAYQKALRNVLSAHQEAYNLFRGEKVGIIFNFPYIQGNQKAKEELFTILKDISFDWIGVNYYTRIVVNEKGQPLDGYGMFCKPNSFSLDNNPCSDYGWEVYPEGLKYVLRDVKKFDKPIIVTENGIADSKDFLRPSFLISHIEAIKESKVSVEAYLYWSLIDNFEWNFGYQMKFGIYTLDLKARPSAYIFKELTSFV encoded by the coding sequence ATGAAATTAGGTTTCTCGATTTCAGCATTCCAGTATGAAGAATTGAATGGGAATTCGGATTGGTATTTGTGGTTAACAGATGAAGTTAACATTACCAGTAAACGAGTAATTGGTGAATTGCCCGAAAAGAATTTTTATCTCTCAAAGTTTTCTCAAGTTCATGAAATAGCTTCAAAGCTTAATGCATCGTACTGGAGGTTGAATTTAAGTTGGGGAAGACTATTTAAACAAAAAGATAAAATATCAGAAGAAGCTGTTAGCACATACAAAAAATTACTAAAGGACTTGAAAGATAAAGGGTTTAAGGTCATATTATGCCTTAATCACTTTGATCTTCCTAAATGGGTTCATGATCCAATCATTGCTAGAGATTCTCTCTTAACTGAAGGACCTTTAGGTTGGTATTCAGAGGATACGATTAGTTACTTCCTATCTTTTTCATCATTTGTGAAAGATAATTTTTCCGAATATGTAGATCTTTGGTGTACTTTTAACGAACCTAATATAATGATACTTTTTGGTTATCTGTCTGGTATCTTCCCACCTGGAATAACGAGTAAAAGAGCATATCAAAAAGCCTTAAGAAATGTATTATCTGCGCATCAAGAGGCTTATAACCTATTCCGTGGAGAGAAAGTAGGAATCATTTTCAATTTTCCCTATATCCAGGGTAACCAGAAAGCAAAAGAGGAACTTTTTACAATTTTGAAAGATATAAGCTTCGATTGGATTGGTGTCAATTATTATACAAGGATAGTTGTTAATGAGAAAGGACAACCACTAGATGGCTATGGTATGTTTTGTAAACCGAATTCTTTTTCATTAGATAATAATCCTTGTTCCGATTACGGTTGGGAAGTTTACCCAGAGGGGCTAAAATATGTCTTACGAGACGTGAAGAAATTCGATAAACCAATTATAGTAACTGAGAATGGCATTGCCGATTCTAAAGATTTCCTTAGACCAAGTTTCTTAATATCCCATATAGAAGCCATAAAGGAAAGTAAAGTTAGTGTTGAAGCTTATCTATACTGGAGTTTAATTGATAATTTTGAATGGAATTTTGGCTATCAAATGAAGTTCGGGATTTATACGCTCGACTTGAAAGCAAGGCCTAGTGCTTATATCTTCAAAGAACTAACTTCCTTTGTCTGA
- a CDS encoding SRPBCC family protein has translation MIRFTICKDVEDEDKIWEIIRDPYKIPNYWKGTRELNIREVSKNIYEGEVRFAFPAKGKVKIEVDDNSRRITISYLSGPVKGKHEIEIKDKKICSNWNVELSLLFRFREKWTEEHFRSGTIHALERIVSEK, from the coding sequence ATGATTAGATTTACTATATGTAAAGATGTTGAAGATGAAGATAAGATATGGGAAATTATTAGAGATCCGTATAAGATCCCTAACTATTGGAAAGGAACAAGAGAATTGAATATAAGGGAAGTTAGTAAGAATATTTATGAAGGAGAAGTAAGATTCGCTTTTCCAGCAAAAGGAAAAGTTAAGATAGAAGTTGATGATAATTCAAGAAGAATAACAATAAGTTACTTATCTGGTCCAGTGAAAGGAAAGCATGAAATCGAAATAAAGGATAAGAAAATCTGTTCTAATTGGAATGTAGAACTTTCTTTACTATTTAGATTTAGAGAAAAATGGACTGAAGAACATTTTAGAAGCGGTACTATTCATGCTTTAGAGAGGATAGTGAGTGAAAAATGA
- a CDS encoding class I SAM-dependent methyltransferase — protein sequence MHGHGFTDDFRKNFENPETFLNSLLKGGEVIAELGCGTGFYCKYLKDYASKLYCVDAFCPALEEAKKRAPSAIFLCENASKTSIPSDSVDVVLFANSFHDMENKVEVVNEVKRILKKDGRVIVIDWEKKRTSFGPPEWIRMSEEEYIEYFKDFKLVNKFKPSEYQYGLVFIKK from the coding sequence ATGCATGGTCATGGATTCACGGATGATTTTAGAAAGAACTTTGAAAATCCAGAAACATTTTTGAATTCCCTATTAAAGGGTGGAGAAGTAATTGCTGAACTAGGCTGCGGTACTGGTTTCTACTGTAAATATCTTAAGGACTACGCATCAAAACTTTATTGTGTAGATGCTTTTTGCCCAGCATTAGAGGAAGCTAAAAAGAGAGCACCATCAGCAATATTTTTATGTGAGAATGCCTCAAAAACTTCGATACCCTCTGACAGCGTAGACGTAGTTTTGTTCGCAAATTCTTTCCATGATATGGAGAATAAGGTTGAAGTAGTTAATGAGGTAAAAAGAATATTGAAAAAAGATGGAAGAGTAATAGTAATCGATTGGGAGAAAAAGAGAACTTCCTTTGGTCCTCCAGAATGGATAAGGATGAGTGAAGAGGAATACATAGAATATTTTAAGGATTTTAAGCTTGTAAATAAGTTTAAACCTAGTGAATATCAATATGGTTTGGTGTTTATAAAAAAATGA
- a CDS encoding DUF72 domain-containing protein, protein MIFVGTSGWMYDWNEGGNLEWYIKYSGLNAVELNMSFYRFPFENQVKGWSKYKIVWSIKVNRYITHVKRLKDTESWEKFRKLMDKISPRFYLFQMPPTFKYNQENLRRVIEFEKVVGEKMAIEFRDTKWYENLPNLTKATIVSIDSPIGTYIINNTGVVYLRLHGREEWYMYEYSEKELVELSDRIISLKPKEIYVFFNNDHWMLENARLMKKILEEKINST, encoded by the coding sequence ATGATTTTCGTAGGTACTTCTGGCTGGATGTATGATTGGAATGAAGGTGGAAACTTAGAGTGGTATATAAAATATTCTGGTTTGAATGCAGTAGAACTTAATATGAGTTTTTATCGTTTTCCATTTGAAAATCAAGTTAAAGGATGGAGTAAGTACAAAATAGTTTGGAGTATAAAGGTAAATAGATACATCACACATGTGAAAAGATTAAAGGATACTGAAAGTTGGGAAAAATTTAGGAAACTTATGGATAAAATTTCCCCTCGTTTTTACTTATTTCAAATGCCTCCAACGTTTAAGTATAATCAAGAGAATTTAAGGAGAGTGATAGAGTTTGAAAAAGTAGTAGGAGAAAAAATGGCAATAGAATTTAGAGATACGAAGTGGTATGAAAATCTACCTAATCTAACAAAAGCTACCATAGTTTCTATAGATTCTCCAATAGGAACTTATATAATAAACAACACTGGTGTAGTGTATTTAAGACTTCATGGCAGAGAAGAATGGTATATGTATGAGTATTCGGAAAAAGAGCTTGTGGAGTTATCTGATAGAATAATAAGTTTAAAACCTAAGGAAATTTATGTCTTCTTTAATAATGATCACTGGATGCTTGAAAACGCAAGACTAATGAAAAAGATTTTGGAAGAGAAGATAAACAGTACATAA
- a CDS encoding PaREP1 family protein, whose protein sequence is MKEIVIPDKLYEYLENQGITRRLTPSDIVVELILNNMDIKERINYMAKISEEYLMVGDELKNKGDLVDAGEMYWRGLSYLMKAVALRLGFDIQNYQDYFSLVDYLAFKYNDGEVVIMFTNAERLHGEFHPRPQGEKEFEYREEQLKRLVKKLREILK, encoded by the coding sequence ATGAAAGAAATAGTAATCCCAGATAAACTTTATGAGTATTTAGAAAATCAAGGAATTACTAGAAGGCTTACTCCCTCCGATATTGTAGTAGAGCTTATTCTTAATAATATGGATATAAAGGAGAGAATTAATTACATGGCTAAGATATCTGAAGAGTACTTAATGGTTGGTGATGAATTAAAAAATAAAGGGGATTTGGTTGATGCTGGAGAAATGTATTGGAGAGGATTATCATATTTAATGAAGGCAGTAGCATTGAGACTAGGATTTGATATACAAAATTACCAAGATTATTTTTCTCTTGTTGATTATTTAGCATTTAAATATAATGATGGAGAAGTAGTTATAATGTTTACTAATGCAGAGAGATTACATGGAGAATTCCATCCAAGACCTCAAGGTGAAAAAGAATTTGAGTATAGGGAAGAACAATTAAAAAGACTTGTAAAGAAACTTAGAGAGATCTTAAAATGA
- a CDS encoding protein kinase domain-containing protein: MDYYKLNRLLSLGNLAVISYFILENGIEASFLPLLSFAVGTSISSSPFILGLSLIVGSALLPLFFLKEISIQLLVFALVITSLSIFSIKFDYLKFVPFPLSLIFYFFLHPISSYFFSFIVLGSILLIIKKKIVPSLIYTVAIPFFLVQIFFLYSISLIKVGVSLFVLNEMASMSKFMLPADIIVILVSYLKRESLYSIITTLVIIVSLGISVLFLYVNPPFSLMYSSSSAIVSSSLLSDSEIEESILENLNDEKKIKNLLFLYRGDITSFCQKLVYKGNCEALVKISEIIPYKINYSLCDLHKIADCYEKLKKVPSRDIISFLSIAKEKDIELAERIGRLALSISPSPKLMKLMEEIEVLRIESLKYNWDPKVWVNRIIHGYRIIDYLGKGGSAYVLIGEKDNKKYAIKIPILIPLSNVVESYYDFINEYSQLRELSLSSDSIVRFVDAIVDVSAIKRIKDGDVLAYLNEPPILVMEFMEGKSVKELIQNDNVYYSDEWEKIVLLSALEVVKALEDIHKAGFVHLDIKPSNILFSSLPGKTGKEVLDNLTHKKIKIKVSDLGSARKIGEKFSQYTPEYCSVDQVEAIVEGKGAEPSMDIYSLGATIYKMLTRKDFNPPELIRLFNEASIVYSNGGDPKPILQKAKEVYKEYYMKLEIPDVDQRLKDLVKELVNPENRPTASEVYNKLKEILNNDERNSNPR, encoded by the coding sequence GTGGATTACTATAAGCTTAACAGATTATTGTCCTTAGGCAATTTAGCTGTAATATCATATTTCATACTAGAAAACGGGATAGAAGCTTCATTTCTTCCCTTATTATCTTTTGCAGTGGGCACGTCTATTTCCTCTTCTCCGTTTATTCTGGGCTTATCACTAATTGTAGGTAGTGCATTATTACCATTATTCTTTTTAAAAGAGATAAGTATACAACTCTTAGTTTTCGCTTTAGTAATAACTTCACTTTCTATATTCTCAATTAAATTTGATTATCTAAAATTTGTTCCATTTCCACTTTCCTTAATTTTCTATTTTTTTCTCCATCCTATTTCATCCTACTTTTTCTCGTTTATAGTCTTAGGTTCTATTTTACTTATAATTAAAAAGAAGATAGTCCCTAGTTTAATCTACACCGTTGCAATACCTTTCTTCTTAGTTCAAATCTTTTTCTTATACTCAATTTCTCTAATAAAAGTAGGTGTTTCATTATTCGTATTAAATGAAATGGCAAGTATGTCAAAATTTATGCTCCCAGCTGATATTATCGTTATATTGGTTTCTTACTTAAAGAGAGAGTCTTTATACAGCATAATAACCACGTTAGTAATTATAGTATCTCTTGGTATTTCAGTTCTCTTTCTATATGTTAATCCGCCTTTTTCGTTAATGTACTCCTCCTCATCAGCAATTGTGTCTTCATCCTTATTATCAGATAGTGAGATAGAAGAGTCTATTTTAGAGAATTTAAACGATGAAAAAAAGATAAAGAACTTATTATTTTTATATAGGGGAGATATAACTTCATTTTGTCAAAAACTAGTATATAAAGGAAATTGCGAAGCTCTTGTTAAAATCTCAGAAATTATACCGTATAAGATTAATTACTCCCTTTGTGATTTACATAAGATTGCTGATTGTTATGAGAAGCTTAAAAAAGTACCTTCAAGAGATATAATATCATTTCTTAGCATAGCAAAGGAGAAAGATATTGAATTAGCTGAAAGGATTGGAAGATTAGCACTAAGTATTTCCCCGTCACCTAAGCTGATGAAATTAATGGAAGAGATAGAAGTTCTCAGAATAGAATCACTAAAATATAATTGGGATCCAAAAGTTTGGGTTAATAGGATAATTCATGGTTACAGAATTATTGATTATCTGGGTAAAGGAGGTTCCGCATACGTTCTAATTGGCGAGAAGGATAATAAAAAGTATGCTATAAAAATCCCCATATTAATACCCTTGTCCAACGTAGTAGAGAGCTACTACGATTTTATAAACGAATATTCACAGCTTAGAGAGCTCTCACTGAGTTCTGATAGTATTGTAAGATTTGTTGATGCTATCGTTGATGTTTCTGCAATAAAGAGGATTAAAGATGGAGATGTTTTAGCTTATTTAAATGAACCACCAATTTTGGTCATGGAATTTATGGAAGGGAAGAGTGTAAAAGAGCTTATACAGAACGATAACGTATACTACTCTGATGAATGGGAGAAAATTGTTTTACTATCAGCTTTAGAAGTAGTGAAAGCCTTAGAAGATATTCACAAGGCCGGGTTTGTTCATTTAGATATTAAGCCTTCAAATATACTCTTCTCCTCTTTACCTGGAAAAACAGGCAAAGAAGTCCTAGATAATCTAACACATAAAAAAATAAAAATAAAAGTTAGTGATTTAGGATCTGCAAGAAAAATAGGTGAAAAGTTCTCTCAATATACGCCAGAATACTGTTCAGTGGATCAAGTAGAGGCAATAGTTGAAGGAAAAGGAGCAGAGCCATCGATGGATATCTATTCTTTGGGAGCCACTATATATAAAATGTTAACAAGAAAGGATTTTAATCCACCGGAATTGATTAGGTTGTTTAATGAAGCGTCCATAGTTTATTCAAATGGTGGAGATCCTAAACCTATATTGCAGAAGGCAAAAGAAGTATATAAGGAGTACTATATGAAGCTCGAAATTCCAGATGTAGATCAACGGCTTAAAGATTTAGTTAAAGAACTTGTAAATCCAGAGAATAGACCCACAGCTAGCGAAGTATATAATAAACTTAAAGAGATATTAAATAATGATGAAAGAAATAGTAATCCCAGATAA
- a CDS encoding S9 family peptidase produces MTPEEAYSIRLISDVKLNEIGLFHVETWIENEKYKSAIYLNKQRITFGGNESSPYYYDGFLYYVKGSRREAKLIRQRPYGEPEEILSLGKIHKYVFHKNGILIIGEEKVKPSTYFVSDKLKYRFDGKGLFWTRQSLFLYNKELRKIISGNFDVTDIATNGNRIIISATRENDDYGLADIYEVDINTGELTRITQGEGNITAIAMNRDGKIAYLGHRKGKTPWAVREIIFPEEGKSFLCGNTCGNTVLSDLFDGVKEKIVYEGDQVITLGQVGGESHIYSVSDKVTKLTEGKLAVRGFDFKDGKLAYFYSTPEKPVILFYNGEAYDPNPNVKGLSPIEVKGEIEGWALITNPSNPTILFIHGGPHMAYGYAYFIEFQFFASNGYNIIYANPSGSQGYGEEFAKACVGDWGGRDMKELINFVNEVKKKFNLTGKFGVTGGSYGGYMTNWIITQTDIFSAAISERSISNLVSMCGTSDIGFWFNAIEAGIDDPWSKDGIEKLMKMSPIYYVKNVKTPTMLIHGEVDYRCPIEQVEQFFIALKMNNIPTELVRYQGDGHEHARKGNPKNMIDRLKRKLGWFDKYLKS; encoded by the coding sequence ATGACGCCGGAAGAGGCATATTCGATAAGGTTAATATCAGATGTTAAATTGAACGAGATTGGTTTATTTCACGTAGAAACGTGGATTGAGAACGAGAAATACAAATCAGCTATCTACTTAAATAAACAAAGAATAACTTTTGGCGGGAATGAATCTTCGCCCTATTATTATGATGGCTTTTTGTATTACGTAAAGGGGAGTAGAAGAGAAGCTAAATTAATAAGACAGAGACCTTATGGAGAACCGGAAGAAATACTCTCTTTAGGTAAAATTCACAAGTATGTCTTCCATAAGAATGGAATTTTAATTATTGGAGAAGAGAAAGTAAAACCCAGTACGTATTTCGTGAGTGATAAGCTTAAGTACAGATTTGATGGTAAAGGTTTATTCTGGACTAGACAATCCCTCTTCCTATACAACAAAGAATTGAGAAAAATTATTTCTGGAAATTTTGATGTTACTGATATTGCAACAAACGGTAATAGGATTATTATTTCAGCAACAAGAGAGAATGATGATTATGGCTTAGCTGACATTTATGAAGTTGATATTAATACTGGAGAGCTAACGCGGATTACACAAGGAGAAGGTAATATTACTGCAATAGCTATGAATAGAGACGGAAAGATAGCTTATTTGGGTCATAGAAAGGGCAAAACTCCATGGGCTGTCAGAGAAATAATTTTTCCAGAAGAAGGGAAAAGTTTCCTATGCGGAAATACATGTGGTAATACAGTTTTAAGTGATCTGTTTGATGGCGTTAAAGAGAAAATTGTGTATGAAGGTGATCAAGTAATAACATTAGGCCAAGTAGGTGGAGAAAGTCACATTTACTCTGTCTCCGATAAGGTTACCAAACTAACAGAAGGAAAATTGGCTGTTAGAGGCTTTGACTTCAAGGATGGTAAATTGGCTTATTTTTATTCAACACCAGAAAAGCCCGTAATTCTATTCTACAACGGTGAGGCGTATGATCCTAATCCAAATGTAAAGGGATTATCGCCTATTGAAGTAAAGGGTGAGATCGAGGGTTGGGCATTAATTACAAATCCCTCTAATCCAACAATTCTCTTTATTCATGGAGGTCCTCATATGGCTTATGGTTATGCATATTTCATAGAATTCCAGTTCTTTGCCAGTAATGGTTATAATATAATTTATGCTAACCCCAGTGGTAGTCAAGGATATGGAGAAGAGTTTGCTAAGGCTTGTGTTGGTGATTGGGGCGGAAGGGATATGAAAGAGCTGATAAACTTTGTTAATGAGGTTAAAAAGAAGTTCAATTTGACTGGTAAATTTGGCGTTACTGGAGGTTCGTATGGTGGATACATGACTAATTGGATAATTACTCAAACTGATATTTTCTCGGCAGCAATTAGCGAAAGAAGTATATCAAATCTAGTAAGTATGTGCGGTACTAGTGATATAGGTTTTTGGTTTAACGCAATTGAAGCGGGTATTGATGACCCATGGAGTAAAGATGGAATAGAGAAATTAATGAAGATGTCACCTATCTATTATGTAAAAAATGTAAAGACCCCTACGATGCTAATCCACGGTGAGGTTGATTATAGATGCCCTATTGAGCAAGTTGAACAGTTCTTTATTGCACTAAAAATGAATAATATTCCTACTGAGCTTGTCAGATATCAAGGTGATGGTCATGAACACGCTAGAAAAGGGAATCCGAAGAATATGATAGATAGGTTAAAGAGAAAATTGGGGTGGTTTGATAAATATCTGAAGTCTTAA
- a CDS encoding MFS transporter: MTIKRRSEVLKISFSAFFADLGYQAAVASFPIIFVFYFHAPIFLYGIAEALNYGGGSLMSILGGYLADKYGRKLIAVIGNALIIILSFTGLAVNYIEALFLFMFGWWFRNFRTPARRAMLSEVTEESERKEAYGILHALDIAGATLAVAYLTIALYFGVKATEILIFTSIPLIISTLFLVFVKAGGKGIPKKPGKVALTIVISTMFFAFTQYSFGFPIITTEEFTRRFYLATLTYGVFLASSSLFGYVFGKIKLEEVKGLAFLGYLLAGLTSFGFAFLSPLGVISIYPLSVIMGIAVASTETFEPTIISKLSRSETGTAMGALSFGRSIGVLIGNTIMGFLYQYSYSYSYIFAGIMGIIAFLIVFTVLLRG; encoded by the coding sequence ATGACTATTAAAAGGAGAAGCGAAGTATTAAAAATTTCATTTTCAGCTTTCTTTGCAGATTTAGGATATCAAGCTGCTGTAGCATCTTTTCCTATAATCTTCGTCTTCTACTTTCACGCCCCAATTTTCCTATACGGTATTGCTGAAGCCCTGAATTACGGTGGTGGAAGTCTAATGTCGATTCTTGGAGGTTATTTGGCAGATAAATACGGAAGGAAACTTATAGCTGTGATTGGAAATGCGTTAATTATTATTCTGTCTTTTACGGGTCTAGCAGTGAATTACATAGAAGCTTTATTTTTATTTATGTTTGGTTGGTGGTTTAGGAATTTTAGAACTCCAGCCAGAAGGGCTATGCTTTCTGAAGTTACTGAAGAGAGCGAAAGAAAAGAGGCTTATGGTATTCTACATGCTTTAGATATTGCTGGAGCAACGTTGGCTGTCGCATACTTAACTATTGCATTATACTTCGGGGTTAAAGCTACAGAGATTCTGATTTTTACCTCAATTCCCCTAATAATTTCTACGTTATTTTTAGTGTTTGTTAAAGCTGGCGGAAAAGGTATTCCGAAAAAGCCTGGTAAAGTTGCTTTAACTATTGTAATTTCTACAATGTTCTTTGCTTTTACTCAATATAGTTTTGGATTTCCGATAATCACAACAGAAGAATTTACAAGAAGGTTTTACCTCGCAACATTAACGTACGGAGTATTCCTTGCTTCATCTTCTTTATTCGGGTACGTATTTGGAAAAATAAAGCTTGAAGAAGTTAAAGGATTAGCATTCTTAGGATATTTATTAGCTGGGCTTACCTCATTTGGATTTGCTTTTCTCTCTCCTCTAGGAGTTATATCAATATATCCATTATCTGTAATTATGGGAATTGCAGTAGCATCCACAGAAACCTTTGAACCAACAATAATTTCGAAATTATCTAGAAGCGAAACTGGTACAGCAATGGGTGCCTTATCCTTTGGAAGAAGTATTGGAGTCTTGATAGGGAATACTATAATGGGATTCCTTTATCAGTACAGTTACTCATATTCTTATATTTTTGCTGGAATAATGGGTATTATAGCATTCTTAATAGTTTTTACAGTCCTACTCAGAGGATGA
- a CDS encoding VapB-type antitoxin, with translation MSETIRVSKEVKRELLKIMGELQIERGEKVDFNDVIEYLLSLYRRKNPEILRKMVGLVPNISYEDLRKERRKELEYEKEKYGI, from the coding sequence ATGTCTGAAACTATTAGAGTATCAAAAGAGGTTAAAAGAGAGCTGTTAAAGATAATGGGAGAGCTTCAAATAGAAAGGGGTGAAAAAGTGGACTTTAACGACGTCATAGAATACTTACTTTCGTTATATAGGAGGAAAAATCCTGAAATTTTAAGGAAAATGGTTGGCTTAGTACCCAATATATCATATGAAGATTTAAGGAAAGAGAGGAGAAAAGAACTTGAGTACGAAAAAGAGAAGTATGGTATTTGA
- a CDS encoding type II toxin-antitoxin system VapC family toxin, translating to MSTKKRSMVFDSGVVIDILLGSNEGKKIEKFVEENLDEIVINELNLEEIKYIICRKNNIEKVEEVEVFLKSSGYFNVFPFTNVRGEIYRLKCKYPISLADASSIATAKILGIPVMFKREKEIEPFKNELNVIFTDELV from the coding sequence TTGAGTACGAAAAAGAGAAGTATGGTATTTGATTCGGGAGTCGTTATAGATATCCTTTTGGGTAGCAATGAAGGAAAGAAAATAGAGAAATTTGTAGAGGAAAACTTAGATGAGATAGTTATAAACGAATTAAATCTAGAGGAAATTAAATATATAATATGCAGAAAGAATAACATAGAAAAAGTTGAAGAAGTAGAAGTATTTCTAAAATCAAGTGGTTATTTTAATGTATTTCCTTTTACTAACGTAAGGGGAGAAATATACAGATTAAAATGTAAGTATCCGATATCTTTAGCTGATGCAAGTAGTATTGCTACCGCTAAAATTCTAGGAATACCAGTAATGTTTAAAAGAGAAAAAGAAATTGAGCCATTTAAAAATGAGCTCAATGTAATTTTTACAGATGAACTAGTTTAG